Part of the Citrus sinensis cultivar Valencia sweet orange chromosome 2, DVS_A1.0, whole genome shotgun sequence genome, AGTTCATATAGACCAATAGTGCATGTCTGCTTGTCCCCAATTTTCTTGAATATTGCAGCAAGCTCTTGCTGCAGATAGAGTATATCCAAGAGGTATTAGCAGAAAAACAATGAATAAAAGTGCAAAAAGATAGATTAGCTTCAACAGTTGAAaagttaaagataaaaaatggaACGGATAAACAAAAGGAACGAGAAAAAAGgtgttgggaaaaaaaaataaccacgATAAATAAATACCATTGTCCAAGAATGATATCgtcttgaaaaataaaacaattattaaagatGAAACTATAAAATGATACCTTCAACTGGGCATCAGCCGAATTTGTGGCAGATGTTGGATTGTTGGCTGCTGAATCACCCCAATGAGTTTGGCCCCCAGGACCAGTTGATGTCAACATTCTTGCTGCTGCTAAAGTctgaaaatatagaaaaatgtTATCAAAATAAGGGGGTAAAAAGCCTGaaatttaaccaaaacaaACCAGTGAAGTTTATTGTTTGCTCAATTTACTACCTCAAGATTAAGATCAATATAAGCAAGAATAATTGGCTGAGGTTTCATGTCTATAGGAACCATTGACAGGTGACCCTTGATTGCAGCTCCACGAAGTTTAACAAGTTCATGAAGAACTGTTTTGACCATACGCAATGGTTTGTCATCAGCTCCAGCTCTTTCGGAATTCATATTACAAAAGGTAAAGAAACCAGTTAATCATCCAGTGCAAAGAGATTGAGATAACAACCAACTGCACCAAACAGTTGTCTACCCCCTTTTCCacaaaggaaaacaaaagtaaacagGCACCTTATTCACCCCacaaaaggggaaaaaaaaaaaaaaacatacctTCTCCTAATTTCTTCCATTCCCAATTCCTGCAAGTATACATGAATGCTTTGAAGGATTCGGTCGAGATCAACATCATATATAGTGCTTTGAAGAACCTGTGGCAAAGGGTAGCAATTTATcacattttcaagtttcaaccaTATGGCACTGAAAAATCAACACTGACATTCATGTGCCAACTCATGGAAATTTCTCCACTCTATCCATGAAGTAGttaaacttattattattatttttttaaatgtaaattcaAAGAACTAACTCAATTTGTCACTAGTCATCTTACATAGATTGTATTGTGGTATGGACACAACTTGCCCTACCAATTGACATGTTCAATAGTGTTTGTTATGTCTATACAATTACTGCCTCGATCCCCAAAAGTTGTTAACCATTTAtcaaaaagaaggaaaaggaTATATATAAGTTCAAACAATGAACTCAATTTGTCAGATGAATTTCCAGAATCCAAAGTAATGAAGCACCAACAGCGAAAACTTACCTTTGTCAATTTGATGAGACATTTTACAACCAGATCGGAGAAACGCTGGTTTCTGGCAGCAAAGCTCTCATTAGATGCAGGTGAAGGCCACCTTGAGGGATCTAACGGACGCAAGAGATTAATCAGGACAACAAAAGATGAAGTTCGATCTGCATTATCCTGTACAAACAATCGCCAGTTGCTTAAGCAAGAAACACGGAGAAACTATGCACTATTACGTAAAAAATAGAAACCATTTTCGGGTAAACTTTACCAGAATCTTAAGCATCAACACATTTAAAGCTTTCAAAAGTTGACTGCCATCATCCATATGAGGTACTCTTTCATCTAAAAGCCAAAGTAGAAGCTCAGTAATAAGACTGTCCAGAGTACTCTCCTGAACAGCATAAGCAAgccttttattttgaaatgtcTGCAGCAAAGTTCATATGGTTAGTATGTTGCAATGAATGGTGTTTAACTGCTGATAAGATGAAGATAAAAGAGTTAAATAATACAAGTCAGAACATATTAGAAATGTAACAGCTGAAATCATATATCTACAAATGTAATAGCTGCATAAATTTCAGTACCTCTTTTTGCCTATAATTCTTTGGAACCTAAACAgcagcattaaaaaaaaaaaaaaaaaaaaggattgcAAACTTACCTGCATAAGCGTGTTAAGAACATATTTACAAGACCTTGATGATGCCCCCGTCAAACTGAAGTCAAATGTTTTGGCTACCTAGCAGTGAAAAGAAGACAAAGttaattttccaaaagaaTAAGGATTTTTGTATTGAGATATTTAATGCCTATATGAGGAAGAAGGAAAGTTGAAAGGGAGAAGAAGacccaaattattttaaatgaacaGTAATTTTGATTACCTTATTAGCTAAGCATGAAACAAGTCTATCAGCATCCTTCACAAGTTCGTCCATTACACTACCTTCTGGATCATTGGTGGCCTGTGCCAACTCATGGCACACAACTTTCATCCCTTCAACAGACTGCAACAggttaaaatgtaaaatgtaaaatgttaaatttggAACAGTTTTCTTTGTCTGCCCACTGGCCATTACTTAAGTGTATGTGTGTGTCTTTGTAGATGTGCCAGCCCATTACACCAAGAAAAAAAGCCCAAACAAGCCACATTTCTAATAAATCAGACTCCAAATCAATATATAGCAGTCTAAAACTAATGACAAGGCTTTTCTTAGTGGTTGATAACACTGACcacatttaaaaaatggaGATGTagtggaaaaaagaaaaaaaagggccAATGTAGGTTGGAAACCTGCTCAGGTGAACCGAAAGAAATAATATCCAGGGCTTCATTCCAGTCTGTAGGGCCACTGACACTGGCAAGAGCACGAGGCATTATACTTCTCTCCACATGAAGCTCAGAATGGCCATAGTTTCTCCTGGAACAGTGATGCTATCAATCTCATAAGCTAGAAGTGCATACGACCACGATGGTTGCATCCTTATGGAAATGCAACATACGCAtgccaaaccaaaaaaaaagaaaaagaataaacctCATCAATGTTGGGCCAGAAACAGATTGTGAAACATCCCCACTTTGCTCCGCTATATCAGACCTGGaaatcaaaacacaaaaattcaCCAGTTCAAACTAAGCAAAGTTTTGgtaatataaaacttattctAACATGATTTCAAAAGTTAAACAAGGCAAACTCTCAGCAAtacaaacttattattatatgactTCACGGACTAGACTATCCTTTGGGGATAGCCTCATTTGTCTTTGtttatttcacatttgattatacaagaaacaaaaataactgaAGTAGACCAATACAGCATCATAAAAAGATGACCAGTTAAAGCTTTTCTGAAAGCATGATGACCACTTAAGCTTTTCTACAAAGCATCAACAGCTTTAGGCAAGACAAGGTGATCATcatggaaaaaaattgtaccCAAAAAACCTCATTTTACATACAATCATCTAGCTGCAGCATATAAAAGAAACATGCTGGCGAAAGCAAAGAAATAAAGTTGTGCTGTACTATGATAAGTACATCAGCTGCACAACTATTAGATATAACACTCACCCATTTTCCCTGACAGAACGCCTTAAAGCAGCTCTTGCTTCTCCTGGTTTACcttccttctttttctccatctCTCGAACCTAACATAATGCAGCattgtgaaaaaaatgaaaacaaaccAGAAACAGAAATGGGTAGAAACACCAAGGTAATCTGACCTTCCACTTAAATCTATCATCTAACATGCTTTTCTGAGCATCCGTTAGCTTGCCAACATATCTCCATATATCCTCACCTGGGAAAGAGTTGggtaaaagagaaattaacaAAGCCAACAACAAATGGTGAGAATACTAAAGCAATCCACACCTGCCttaacaaatggtaacaaatttaaaaagaatttaaattttgcagAAGCAAAAACCCtctcataaaaaatatgatcACTCCTTCAAATAATGCAATTCTCAAAACCGAGAATTGCATGAcccaacaaattaaaaataataaagacaGGCCAGTAATCTAGAGGCAGCATTGTACAGTTTCAAAGCTTTTTCTATACAAAAAGTATGACACACCTAGAATCTTGTAACCGGTAGCTAACGTATTTAGAGCAGCTTTTCTAATTTCACCATCACGTTCCGCTGTCAAACTTGCAACAATTTGCAAAGATTTTAATTGTCCACTGATCTGttaaaaaaggaataaatataagttttccagaaaaaaatcaagagaatTAGAAACAGATAAAACATCCTTCTTGCACCTCGGCCCCATGATGATCGATCAAGAATCCAACAAGGTCAACGCATTCTATTCGAGTACGGTTGTTTTTTGAACGCAAACCCTCCAAAATATAGGGAAGTGTTTTTGTTGCAGAATAAAAGTTGACAATTTGTTTTGTCAGTTCCCGCATTTTTTCTCTAACTTTCTCAATGTTGTGCCCCGACTGCAGCACAAGAATACAAAACTTAGCAAATGGACCAAATTGGAAACAATTAGACCCATGTTTAACAGTTCCAAAGAACAAAGGTAGCGTTCAAAATCTCAAAGGGGAAAAATGCATGGATCTAATTCCATCCAAAATACTCAAAAGCAAAATCTCTCAAATACAAAACAGCAACAACCATCAAAAAGTCATGTTATCAGATATTCAAATACACCTTTTCTACCAAACAGGGAAGAAATACAGCAGCTTCTGATTCAGTCAGAGAATAGCCTTCATCTCTTAAAGTGTCAAAAAGTTCAGGGAGAAACTCCAACACCTGTTTATTCCAAAAGATCATGAAAAGTTGTTATAACTAACAATGGAACACGTTTGTGAAGGGAAAAATCCCTTCTCATCCCTAGGGTTTCATGCAATAGCCCATTTCATCCCtactttttaaacaataacTCAAAACATACTTCTATTAACTCACTGTTAATTAAATGCCGTTTGTTAGTTATTCATTGAGGGTAAAAAATGATTCTccattaaagagaaaattagaaaaaataaataaaagttgatatataactaaaaatgatGTTTATCTAATCCCACTAAACAAGAAATACCCCAAAAGATGAAAACTTCTATTTCAAGCAAATATTTTGCACTTCTCTCTATTTTGGCGGCATGAAAACCCTATAAACCCTAGATTTAAGtaccaaaaataatcacaattttCATATTCGTATAAGTATACTCTCTAATTGCACTGTAAGCCGACTTGGGGAGACAATGGTAAGGACTTGGGGAGACAATAATGGTCAAAGAAGAGTGGTGGCaaatctcaaaataaaaattggttAAAGATTAAGAAGATTTTCAGCACATGCAAGCACATAaaaattggttgtatttttgagtttttcttcCAATGATTTAAAGATATTGTGCTAATTACAATTTGTTGCTTATGGCGATTATCTAGTGGCTATATCAAACTACTTCATCGTTGATTTCATTTaagcaaaaattaatgaattttgcatatttcgtagtgttatttaattgtgcaaaaaaattattttaatatagtttgtaccactttaataaaaaaaatcatattttgccCTCAATGAATTACTAGTTAACAGCATTAAACTAACGGTGAGTTAGCGGAAGGATGTTTTGggatattatttaaaaagtaggGACGAAATAGGCTATTGCATGAAACTCTAGGGATGAAAAGGGCTTTTTCCCCGTTTGTAAATGCTGAAGaactagaaaataataaaaagccTCTGAAGCAAGAAACTAAGTATACCTTCAGCAGACATGTAGTGTTAGACTTGCAGAACTGCAAAACGAACCATCTCAACAGAATATCCAAAACTTCAATAATGTCCTTTCGGATGGATGGAAGTGCCTgcaagtaaaaattattataagttaatatattgataatttgaAGTGAACTCAAGTGGCAGGAATGTGAGCATCACACCTTCTGTAGCATCTCAAGCCCATCAACCTGCTTCTTAAAATCTGTGCTCAGTAGACGCCTATGCAAATCCTCTCTGAAATACTTCATCATGTCATTctgcaagaaaatgaaatctaGATCCATCACTGTTCACTTCTAAAAGAAGAAGCAGAGatataatcataaatacaTTTAATATAAACCTCAAGCTCTTGAATTTGCTCTATCCGTGGGTCCTCAAACTTAAATCTGCGAACAACCATTCTCTCCCTATCCTCCTGTACATAAATAAGTAAGAATGAAAGATGCTCCATCAATATATTTACTTCATACAACGATGAATGCTTCATATGTCACTCAAACTGTACCTTATTTGAGTccttaacatttaacaaagcCTGTGACTGAACAGCAAAATCTTGGACGGACATAATTGACTCTGGCCTTGCACCCTTGGTTGGAATGACTCTCTTTCCAAGAcattaaaacacaaaaattcaATATCTTCATTACATTCGGAAAATGTTGAAACTCAAGCATGGAAAACTTACCGAAGATATAGCCCTGTTTCCATGCTTAGACACACCATTAGAAGCAGATTTTGGAACCTTTGAGCTGCTCTTTGAAGTTGGACCCATAGAAACTGCTCTTGCAGATTCAAACGATatcaaggaaagaaaaaacataagACAGAAGGTAAAGGAAAAATGAGGGGAACAATAAAAGAGAGCCGAGTAACAAAAGAAGAGACCTTGGGATGCCCCattaagttttattctttCAAGGATAAGAGCTAAAGCTGGCCCTTGAATATCCTTAAGATTCTTTTCAATCTGGAAAACAGGCACACCAAGAAGAAATTATGTTCAACCAATAATCAAAACTCATTTGAATGAGAAAATGTACCAGAAAATTAATAGCACACATACTGTTTCTTGTCCACCAGCTCTTAAAATTTCCACAATACATGCTTCAGCAGCTTTTCGAACATCTGAAGATTTATCCTAATAAAAATTTCCAGAAAGTAAGGTTATTCAGAAGGAAAACATAATCAGTAATGTGACATGCAAATTTTGTActtggtaaaaagaaaatttggtcAAGTATTACCGTCATGGCAATACTAGCTGGTTTCAGCAGATGTGCAGCATCTGGAAAACCGCTTAGTCCAGTGAGTTGCTTTGACAACCAATCAAAAAGATCCTTGCGCCCTTCCGCACCAAGCTTAGCATCAGTCAGTGCTGTTGTAACATATGGAACCTACAATAACAGAATTACCATGAAACCTGCCAATAAGAGATCAAAATTGCCCCAAATACAGATATGATAAAACAGTTACCATTTTATCAAGATGAACAGCAGCAAGCCAAGCATCTAACACAGTCAAAGTACATTCTCTCATATGCTTCTTATTGTCACCGAGACATTTCAAGATATCTGACAAAACGCCCTGCAAGAAAACATTTTATGCTTATTCACTTCCAAGCTTCAAATTTACAATTGCATGACCACAAACCTTGCTTGACTTCTCAACAGCAGGACCCATGGCAGAAGCAACAGCCCCAAGAGTGATCAAAGTTGCCATTActaaatttttgttgctgTCGTATAGACGTCCTCTAAGACCACCAAATAACTCCCCtgacaatcaaataaaaggaACAATAATGGGCTGATTGAAAATGTTCATAAAAGAGAACGACAAGGATATGTTCatttataataacaaaaaataataataatcaaactGATCCCAGTTATTAAAGCTCACGGTGCATAATCCAAATGATCCCAAATATTAAAGTTACCAGTTCCAGCAGGTTGAATGCGCTTATTAGCCTCCTCCAGAATTTTATTAACAGCTTCAATTGATTCCAGACGAACCTGGGAAAAgaaggaaaggaaaaaaaacacacaaatCAGAATTATTCAAAACCAACAACTGCACCATCCACAAACAACATTGGCAGCAAACATGAACAACATATCAAGCTAGCTTTGTGCAAGTAAGCAACCAGACCTTCCAATCAGGGCTTTCCAAGCTCTTCACTAAAGTAGGTGTAAACTTTCCACTAATATCTTCACGCGGCAGGCCATCTGACCCGCCAGAAGACACAGATGAAGTGGATTCAGAAGCCCTAACAGTTTTCTTAGGAACTACAGTACCCTGAATATAGTATAGGAATGGAGTCAGTATTCTACAAAAGTAGACACTTACATGCAACAATATAACCAATAAATTGCTATACCTCGAAAggatttttttcatattcagCATCAAGTGCACTAAGCAGAGCAGGTTT contains:
- the LOC102610831 gene encoding protein MOR1 isoform X4, with amino-acid sequence MSEEEKLLKEAKKLPWEDRLLHKNWKVRNEANIDLAALCDSITDPKDNRIRELGPLFKKTVADSNAPVQDKALDALIAYLKAADADAGRYAKEVCDAIAAKCLTGRPKTVEKAQAVFMLWVELEAVDVFLDVMEKAIKNKVAKAVVPAIDVMFQALSEFGAKIIPPKRILKMLPELFDHQDQNVRASSKGLTLELCRWIGKDPVKTILFEKMRDTMKKELEAELVNVSGTARPTRKIRAEQDKELGQELISEDVGPGPSEESTADVPPEIDEYELVDPVDILTPLEKSGFWEGVKATKWSERKDAVAELTKLASTKRIAPGDFTEVCRTLKKLITDVNIAVAVEAIQAIGNLARGLRTHFSGSSRFLLPVLLEKLKEKKPTVAESLTQTLQAMHKAGCLNLVDVVEDVKTSVKNKVPLVRSLTLNWVTFCIETSSKAAVLKVHKDYVPICMECLNDGTPEVRDAAFSVLAAIAKSVGMRPLERSIEKLDDVRRNKLSEMIAGSGGDVATGTSSARVQTSGGSVPSVEASESSFVRKSAASMLSGKRPVSAAPASKKGGPVKPSAKKDGSGKQETSKLTEAPEDVEPSEMSLEEIESRLGSLIPADTVGQLKSAVWKERLEAISSLRQQVEAVQNLDQSVEILVRLVCMLPGWSEKNVQVQQQVIEVINYLAATATKFPKKCVVLCLLGISERVADIKTRAHAMKCLTTFSEAVGPGFIFERLYKIMKDHKNPKVLSEGILWMVSAVEDFGVSHLKLKDLIDFCKDTGLQSSAAATRNATIKLLGALHKFVGPDIKGFLADVKPALLSALDAEYEKNPFEGTVVPKKTVRASESTSSVSSGGSDGLPREDISGKFTPTLVKSLESPDWKVRLESIEAVNKILEEANKRIQPAGTGELFGGLRGRLYDSNKNLVMATLITLGAVASAMGPAVEKSSKGVLSDILKCLGDNKKHMRECTLTVLDAWLAAVHLDKMVPYVTTALTDAKLGAEGRKDLFDWLSKQLTGLSGFPDAAHLLKPASIAMTDKSSDVRKAAEACIVEILRAGGQETIEKNLKDIQGPALALILERIKLNGASQVSMGPTSKSSSKVPKSASNGVSKHGNRAISSRVIPTKGARPESIMSVQDFAVQSQALLNVKDSNKEDRERMVVRRFKFEDPRIEQIQELENDMMKYFREDLHRRLLSTDFKKQVDGLEMLQKALPSIRKDIIEVLDILLRWFVLQFCKSNTTCLLKVLEFLPELFDTLRDEGYSLTESEAAVFLPCLVEKSGHNIEKVREKMRELTKQIVNFYSATKTLPYILEGLRSKNNRTRIECVDLVGFLIDHHGAEISGQLKSLQIVASLTAERDGEIRKAALNTLATGYKILGEDIWRYVGKLTDAQKSMLDDRFKWKVREMEKKKEGKPGEARAALRRSVRENGSDIAEQSGDVSQSVSGPTLMRRNYGHSELHVERSIMPRALASVSGPTDWNEALDIISFGSPEQSVEGMKVVCHELAQATNDPEGSVMDELVKDADRLVSCLANKVAKTFDFSLTGASSRSCKYVLNTLMQTFQNKRLAYAVQESTLDSLITELLLWLLDERVPHMDDGSQLLKALNVLMLKILDNADRTSSFVVLINLLRPLDPSRWPSPASNESFAARNQRFSDLVVKCLIKLTKVLQSTIYDVDLDRILQSIHVYLQELGMEEIRRRAGADDKPLRMVKTVLHELVKLRGAAIKGHLSMVPIDMKPQPIILAYIDLNLETLAAARMLTSTGPGGQTHWGDSAANNPTSATNSADAQLKQELAAIFKKIGDKQTCTIGLYELYRITQLYPKVDIFAQLQNASEAFRTYIRDGLAQMEKNAAAGRTPSSVPMATPPPAALDNRIGGAIASKVLPPENPLSDQRNERFGVTSGTLDAIRERMKSMQLAAAAGNPDPGNRPLINMNDNVNNGLSSQSRSSDRASVENPAQGSVLPMDEKALSGLQARMERLKSGTIEPL
- the LOC102610831 gene encoding protein MOR1 isoform X1: MSEEEKLLKEAKKLPWEDRLLHKNWKVRNEANIDLAALCDSITDPKDNRIRELGPLFKKTVADSNAPVQDKALDALIAYLKAADADAGRYAKEVCDAIAAKCLTGRPKTVEKAQAVFMLWVELEAVDVFLDVMEKAIKNKVAKAVVPAIDVMFQALSEFGAKIIPPKRILKMLPELFDHQDQNVRASSKGLTLELCRWIGKDPVKTILFEKMRDTMKKELEAELVNVSGTARPTRKIRAEQDKELGQELISEDVGPGPSEESTADVPPEIDEYELVDPVDILTPLEKSGFWEGVKATKWSERKDAVAELTKLASTKRIAPGDFTEVCRTLKKLITDVNIAVAVEAIQAIGNLARGLRTHFSGSSRFLLPVLLEKLKEKKPTVAESLTQTLQAMHKAGCLNLVDVVEDVKTSVKNKVPLVRSLTLNWVTFCIETSSKAAVLKVHKDYVPICMECLNDGTPEVRDAAFSVLAAIAKSVGMRPLERSIEKLDDVRRNKLSEMIAGSGGDVATGTSSARVQTSGGSVPSVEASESSFVRKSAASMLSGKRPVSAAPASKKGGPVKPSAKKDGSGKQETSKLTEAPEDVEPSEMSLEEIESRLGSLIPADTVGQLKSAVWKERLEAISSLRQQVEAVQNLDQSVEILVRLVCMLPGWSEKNVQVQQQVIEVINYLAATATKFPKKCVVLCLLGISERVADIKTRAHAMKCLTTFSEAVGPGFIFERLYKIMKDHKNPKVLSEGILWMVSAVEDFGVSHLKLKDLIDFCKDTGLQSSAAATRNATIKLLGALHKFVGPDIKGFLADVKPALLSALDAEYEKNPFEGTVVPKKTVRASESTSSVSSGGSDGLPREDISGKFTPTLVKSLESPDWKVRLESIEAVNKILEEANKRIQPAGTGELFGGLRGRLYDSNKNLVMATLITLGAVASAMGPAVEKSSKGVLSDILKCLGDNKKHMRECTLTVLDAWLAAVHLDKMVPYVTTALTDAKLGAEGRKDLFDWLSKQLTGLSGFPDAAHLLKPASIAMTDKSSDVRKAAEACIVEILRAGGQETIEKNLKDIQGPALALILERIKLNGASQGLFFCYSALFYCSPHFSFTFCLMFFLSLISFESARAVSMGPTSKSSSKVPKSASNGVSKHGNRAISSRVIPTKGARPESIMSVQDFAVQSQALLNVKDSNKEDRERMVVRRFKFEDPRIEQIQELENDMMKYFREDLHRRLLSTDFKKQVDGLEMLQKALPSIRKDIIEVLDILLRWFVLQFCKSNTTCLLKVLEFLPELFDTLRDEGYSLTESEAAVFLPCLVEKSGHNIEKVREKMRELTKQIVNFYSATKTLPYILEGLRSKNNRTRIECVDLVGFLIDHHGAEISGQLKSLQIVASLTAERDGEIRKAALNTLATGYKILGEDIWRYVGKLTDAQKSMLDDRFKWKVREMEKKKEGKPGEARAALRRSVRENGSDIAEQSGDVSQSVSGPTLMRRNYGHSELHVERSIMPRALASVSGPTDWNEALDIISFGSPEQSVEGMKVVCHELAQATNDPEGSVMDELVKDADRLVSCLANKVAKTFDFSLTGASSRSCKYVLNTLMQTFQNKRLAYAVQESTLDSLITELLLWLLDERVPHMDDGSQLLKALNVLMLKILDNADRTSSFVVLINLLRPLDPSRWPSPASNESFAARNQRFSDLVVKCLIKLTKVLQSTIYDVDLDRILQSIHVYLQELGMEEIRRRAGADDKPLRMVKTVLHELVKLRGAAIKGHLSMVPIDMKPQPIILAYIDLNLETLAAARMLTSTGPGGQTHWGDSAANNPTSATNSADAQLKQELAAIFKKIGDKQTCTIGLYELYRITQLYPKVDIFAQLQNASEAFRTYIRDGLAQMEKNAAAGRTPSSVPMATPPPAALGVSSPEFAPLSPVHTNSMNDAKSMNVKSEPTNFNLPPSYTEDNRIGGAIASKVLPPENPLSDQRNERFGVTSGTLDAIRERMKSMQLAAAAGNPDPGNRPLINMNDNVNNGLSSQSRSSDRASVENPAQGSVLPMDEKALSGLQARMERLKSGTIEPL
- the LOC102610831 gene encoding protein MOR1 isoform X3, whose translation is MSEEEKLLKEAKKLPWEDRLLHKNWKVRNEANIDLAALCDSITDPKDNRIRELGPLFKKTVADSNAPVQDKALDALIAYLKAADADAGRYAKEVCDAIAAKCLTGRPKTVEKAQAVFMLWVELEAVDVFLDVMEKAIKNKVAKAVVPAIDVMFQALSEFGAKIIPPKRILKMLPELFDHQDQNVRASSKGLTLELCRWIGKDPVKTILFEKMRDTMKKELEAELVNVSGTARPTRKIRAEQDKELGQELISEDVGPGPSEESTADVPPEIDEYELVDPVDILTPLEKSGFWEGVKATKWSERKDAVAELTKLASTKRIAPGDFTEVCRTLKKLITDVNIAVAVEAIQAIGNLARGLRTHFSGSSRFLLPVLLEKLKEKKPTVAESLTQTLQAMHKAGCLNLVDVVEDVKTSVKNKVPLVRSLTLNWVTFCIETSSKAAVLKVHKDYVPICMECLNDGTPEVRDAAFSVLAAIAKSVGMRPLERSIEKLDDVRRNKLSEMIAGSGGDVATGTSSARVQTSGGSVPSVEASESSFVRKSAASMLSGKRPVSAAPASKKGGPVKPSAKKDGSGKQETSKLTEAPEDVEPSEMSLEEIESRLGSLIPADTVGQLKSAVWKERLEAISSLRQQVEAVQNLDQSVEILVRLVCMLPGWSEKNVQVQQQVIEVINYLAATATKFPKKCVVLCLLGISERVADIKTRAHAMKCLTTFSEAVGPGFIFERLYKIMKDHKNPKVLSEGILWMVSAVEDFGVSHLKLKDLIDFCKDTGLQSSAAATRNATIKLLGALHKFVGPDIKGFLADVKPALLSALDAEYEKNPFEGTVVPKKTVRASESTSSVSSGGSDGLPREDISGKFTPTLVKSLESPDWKVRLESIEAVNKILEEANKRIQPAGTGELFGGLRGRLYDSNKNLVMATLITLGAVASAMGPAVEKSSKGVLSDILKCLGDNKKHMRECTLTVLDAWLAAVHLDKMVPYVTTALTDAKLGAEGRKDLFDWLSKQLTGLSGFPDAAHLLKPASIAMTDKSSDVRKAAEACIVEILRAGGQETIEKNLKDIQGPALALILERIKLNGASQVSMGPTSKSSSKVPKSASNGVSKHGNRAISSRVIPTKGARPESIMSVQDFAVQSQALLNVKDSNKEDRERMVVRRFKFEDPRIEQIQELENDMMKYFREDLHRRLLSTDFKKQVDGLEMLQKALPSIRKDIIEVLDILLRWFVLQFCKSNTTCLLKVLEFLPELFDTLRDEGYSLTESEAAVFLPCLVEKSGHNIEKVREKMRELTKQIVNFYSATKTLPYILEGLRSKNNRTRIECVDLVGFLIDHHGAEISGQLKSLQIVASLTAERDGEIRKAALNTLATGYKILGEDIWRYVGKLTDAQKSMLDDRFKWKVREMEKKKEGKPGEARAALRRSVRENGSDIAEQSGDVSQSVSGPTLMRRNYGHSELHVERSIMPRALASVSGPTDWNEALDIISFGSPEQSVEGMKVVCHELAQATNDPEGSVMDELVKDADRLVSCLANKVAKTFDFSLTGASSRSCKYVLNTLMQTFQNKRLAYAVQESTLDSLITELLLWLLDERVPHMDDGSQLLKALNVLMLKILDNADRTSSFVVLINLLRPLDPSRWPSPASNESFAARNQRFSDLVVKCLIKLTKVLQSTIYDVDLDRILQSIHVYLQELGMEEIRRRAGADDKPLRMVKTVLHELVKLRGAAIKGHLSMVPIDMKPQPIILAYIDLNLETLAAARMLTSTGPGGQTHWGDSAANNPTSATNSADAQLKQELAAIFKKIGDKQTCTIGLYELYRITQLYPKVDIFAQLQNASEAFRTYIRDGLAQMEKNAAAGRTPSSVPMATPPPAALDNRIGGAIASKVLPPENPLSDQRNERFGVAVTSGTLDAIRERMKSMQLAAAAGNPDPGNRPLINMNDNVNNGLSSQSRSSDRASVENPAQGSVLPMDEKALSGLQARMERLKSGTIEPL